One part of the Amaranthus tricolor cultivar Red isolate AtriRed21 chromosome 16, ASM2621246v1, whole genome shotgun sequence genome encodes these proteins:
- the LOC130802856 gene encoding tocopherol cyclase, chloroplastic-like, with translation MSFSPATEFSLRLASSSSTTISSIQPHKFHYNLPFRNLPFNLTTQTNSKRLFSTYSSMAGIGSSADSSAMEEQNENGAINPVYTPTPPYRELRTPHSGYHFDGSTRQFFEGWYFKVSIPEKRQSFCFMYSVENPAFRKPLTPIEEAKYGRRFTGVGAQILGADDKYICQFSEESQNFWGSRHELMLGNTFKSIGSAQPPTKEVPPEEFNRIVAEGFQVTPLWHQGFICDDGRSDYVETVRTARWEYTTRPIYGWGNVSSKQKSTAGWLAAFPVFEPHWQICLAGGLSTGWIEWDGDRFEFENAPSYSEKNWGAGFPKKWFWVQCNVFEGARGEVALTAAGGLRELPGGRIENAALVGVHYAGIFYEFVPWNGVVEWEIAPWGHWKISADNGSYKVELEATSENPGTPLRAPTPENGLAVACKDTCFGLLKLQIWERKSDGSKGKVILEVTSKVAALEVGGGPWFESWKGKTTTPEILSAALRVPVDVESVFNFVPFLKPPGL, from the exons atgAGTTTTTCTCCTGCAACTGAGTTTTCCCTACGACTtgcatcttcttcttcaaccacTATTTCATCAATTCAACCCCATAAATTTCACTACAATTTACCCTTTCGCAACTTACCCTTTAATCTAACAACTCAAACTAACAGTAAACGGCTTTTCTCTACTTATTCTTCAATGGCTGGAATTGGGTCTTCTGCAGATTCTTCTGCAATGGAAGAGCAGAACGAAAATGGTGCCATTAATCCTGTTTATACCCCTACCCCGCCTTATAGAGAGCTTCGAACTCCTCATAGTGG GTACCATTTCGATGGGAGCACAAGGCAATTTTTTGAGGGCTGGTATTTCAAAGTCTCTATTCCAGAAAAGAGGCAAAGTTTCTGCTTCATGTATTCAGTTGAGAATCCTGCATTTCGCAAGCCATTAACCCCTATTGAAGAAGCAAAATATGGCCGTCGATTTACTGGAGTTGGGGCTCAGATTCTTGGTGCTGATGACAAGTACATATGCCAGTTTTCCGAAGAATCACAAAATTTTTGGGGAA GCAGACATGAACTGATGTTAGGAAATACTTTCAAATCCATTGGAAGTGCGCAGCCTCCCACCAAAGAGGTTCCTCCAGAG GAATTCAATAGGATTGTGGCTGAGGGTTTTCAAGTGACTCCACTTTGGCATCAAGGATTCATTTGTGATGATGGCAG GTCAGACTATGTTGAAACAGTAAGAACAGCTCGGTGGGAATATACTACGCGTCCTATTTATGGATGGGGTAATGTTAGTTCGAAACAAAAATCAACAGCCGGCTGGCTTGCCGCATTTCCTGTTTTCGAACCTCACTGGCAAATTTGCTTGGCTGGGGGACTGTCAACAG GTTGGATAGAGTGGGATGGTGATAGATTCGAGTTTGAAAATGCTCCTTCATATTCAGAAAAGAATTGGGGTGCAGGTTTCCCGAAGAAATGGTTTTGG GTCCAATGTAATGTCTTTGAGGGTGCAAGAGGGGAGGTTGCGTTGACTGCTGCAGGAGGGTTGAGAGAGCTTCCTGGCGGTAGAATCGAGAATGCGGCTCtg GTCGGAGTGCATTATGCTGGAATTTTCTATGAATTTGTGCCATGGAATGGGGTTGTTGAGTGGGAGATTGCTCCTTGGGGTCACTGGAAAATTTCTGCTGATAATGGGTCTTACAAG GTGGAACTAGAGGCAACATCCGAGAATCCAGGAACACCCTTGCGCGCTCCGACCCCAGAAAATGGCCTTGCTGTTGCTTGCAAAGACACATGTTTCGGTCTACTGAAATTGCAAATATGGGAACGAAAGTCCGATGGCAGCAAGGGAAAG GTTATCTTGGAGGTAACAAGTAAGGTGGCAGCTTTAGAGGTCGGAGGCGGACCATGGTTCGAGTCATGGAAAGGTAAAACGACAACACCGGAGATCCTAAGTGCTGCCCTTAGGGTTCCTGTAGATGTCGAGTCCGTTTTCAATTTCGTTCCATTTTTGAAACCTCCTGGCCTTTAA
- the LOC130802857 gene encoding probable beta-1,4-xylosyltransferase IRX9H: protein MASIRRTLSPVPRPGSRSNGEACSVASPLSKSSSTLQNPIHPSGLTYSYFNSLEYALYKVHNYILSWFSHRSSRSLDRSKPKGQVWRRALIHFLVCFLVGLFIGLTPFGSMSFPGRYGPQDQTFFFDMMRPAVKYPPFSARNVSSATEVRLENHLRLGVENTTLQELKQGSKEMERISSETLAVKWDPPLEVRKLLIVITPTYTRQFQAYYLNRLAQTLKLVPSPLLWIVVDMNSQSMETAEILRKTGVMYRHLVCDKNITDIKDRNVHQRNVALAHIETHRLDGIVYFADDANVYSVDLFAQLRQIRRFGTWKVASLSVRRGAIFRDGPVCNGSEIIGWRTREMTRRFHADISGFAFNSTILWDPKRWHRPTLEPIRQIDTIKERFVASAFVEQVVEDESQMEGLLCSSIMVWRFPLESSSLSYPCQWYISKNDEKHLSTNVV, encoded by the exons ATGGCTTCTATTAGAAGAACACTGTCTCCTGTTCCACGCCCTGGTTCAAGATCAAATGGTGAAGCTTGTTCAGTAGCATCCCCATTATCTAAATCATCTTCTACTCTTCAAAACCCTATACATCCAAGTGGATTAACATATTCATATTTCAATTCATTGGAATATGCATTGTATAAAGTGCATAATTATATCCTTAGTTGGTTTTCACATAGATCATCGCGTTCGTTAGATAGATCGAAACCTAAAGGGCAAGTGTGGAGAAGGGCACTCATACATTTTTTAGTGTGTTTTTTGGTTGGATTGTTTATTGGATTAACTCCTTTTGGTTCCATGTCTTTTCCTGGAAGATATGGGCCTCAAGATCAGACCTTTTTCTTTGATATGATGCGTCCCGCAGTTAAATATCCGCCTTTTAGTGCTAGAAATGTGTCCTCTGCAACCGAGGTTCGTTTAGAGAATCATTTGAGGTTGGGTGTTGAGAATACTACCTTGCAAGAGTTAAAACAAGGGTCAAAAGAGATGGAAAGGATATCTAGTGAAACACTAGCTGTTAAATGGGATCCTCCATTGGAAGTTCGGAAGCTCTTGATAGTTATTACTCCTACTTATACTCGACAATTTCAAGCGTACTATCTCAATCGATTGGCGCAAACGTTGAAACTTGTACCTTCACCTTTGTTGTGGATTGTGGTTGACATGAACTCTCAATCTATGGAAACAGCCGAGATTTTGAGGAAGACTGGAGTTATGTACCGACATTTGGTTTGCGATAAGAATATAACGGATATAAAGGACAGAAATGTTCACCAGAGAAATGTGGCATTGGCACACATTGAAACGCATCGCCTTGATGGAATTGTCTATTTTGCAGATGATGCCAATGTTTACTCTGTTGATCTTTTTGCACAATTGAGGCAGATAAG GAGATTTGGGACTTGGAAGGTGGCTTCACTTTCAGTGAGGAGAGGTGCAATTTTTCGTGATGGTCCTGTATGTAATGGGAGCGAGATCATTGGTTGGAGGACTCGTGAAATGACTCGAAGATTTCATGCTGATATTTCGGGTTTTGCTTTCAATAGTACCATACTATGGGATCCGAAGAGATGGCACCGCCCTACACTTGAGCCTATACGGCAGATTGACACCATTAAAGAGAGATTTGTG GCAAGTGCATTTGTTGAACAAGTGGTCGAAGATGAAAGCCAAATGGAAGGGTTGCTTTGCTCGAGCATCATGGTTTGGCGCTTTCCCCTTGAATCGTCTTCCTTGTCATACCCTTGCCAGTGGTACATTAGCAAGAATGATGAGAAGCACCTTTCAACTAATGTAGTGTGA